One stretch of Lucilia cuprina isolate Lc7/37 chromosome 6, ASM2204524v1, whole genome shotgun sequence DNA includes these proteins:
- the LOC111687180 gene encoding proteasome subunit beta type-6, producing MVFGNDWMDAAHSTGTTIMAVEFDGGVVIGADSRTSTGVYVANRVTDKLTRITDKIYCCRSGSAADTQAIADIVAYSLNYHENQTGDEPLVAEAASEFRNYCYNYRDSLVAGIIVAGWDKKNGGQVYSIPLGGMLKREPVTIGGSGSSYIYGFVREFFKPNMKKDDCIEFVKKAVRHAMYHDGSSGGVVRIGIITGEGIERKVFFNTETGEPLVTGQ from the exons atgGTTTTCGGTAACGATTGGATGGATGCTGCTCACAGCACTGGC ACCACTATTATGGCTGTTGAATTTGATGGTGGTGTGGTCATTGGTGCCGACTCCCGCACTAGTACTGGTGTTTATGTAGCCAACAGAGTTACCGACAAACTTACCCGTATTACGGATAAAATCTATTGCTGTCGCAGTGGTTCTGCAGCTGATACACAAGCTATTGCCGATATTGTAGCATACTCTTTGAATTACCACGAAAATCAGACCGGTGATGAACCTTTGGTAGCTGAAGCTGCTTCAGAGTTTCgtaattattgttataattatcGTGATTCTTTGGTGGCTGGTATTATTGTTGCCGGTTGGGATAAAAAGAATGGCGGCCAGGTGTATTCCATTCCTTTGGGTGGTATGTTGAAACGTGAACCCGTAACAATTGGCGGTTCTGGTTCTAGTTATATTTATGGTTTTGTCCGTGAGTTCTTTAAGCCCAACATGAAGAAAGACGATTGtattgaatttgttaaaaagg CTGTAAGACACGCAATGTATCACGACGGTAGCTCTGGTGGTGTAGTACGCATTGGCATCATTACTGGAGAAGGCATTGAGCGTAAAGTATTCTTCAATACCGAAACTGGAGAACCCCTGGTAACTGgccaataa
- the LOC111687178 gene encoding monocarboxylate transporter 12, with protein sequence MDTTNTVPDGGWGWVIVAAVALINMTNQSILSVFGLLFGSQLQEMQQETFTAALINNLNSLALNFSGLFIGPAIKSFKPRNVAATGCIMVSFGLMLCAFATQGWHFIIGYSFFVGIGLGLISPSTFMAINSYFSSKRGRAVGVSLAGAGLGQVFIPHIVRIFLENYGFRFAVMAMSFLSLTGLIGALLLKPLNQHKHNNRQHLKLILENNDKQAKDDSIMEIKMNTNCPDNDDNSKDKQKCQESALLTQNNKVYQDCTEKLEQHLLPESNKLCSKICQRLVQAMDLELLKDPAFWSIIIGMALVYTSTINFTMIFPSFLQYSVGFTKSATASCMSIMAGADIICRLLLPCITDKLKIPYRIIFLLGTVGLLISRAALAESVDLTSIIVMSIFTGMTKSATVLNNNLTISDHVKPDKLPGGLGLNMISKGVLVITIGQLLGWIRDFTDSYVLCLHAQNGLLLLVIVIWTPEIFYRYRKYLKVKRLAKLQPTVEDVEQQQPLEQAKCLPLKANNKSDC encoded by the exons atggATACAACTAATACAGTGCCAGATGGCGGTTGGGGTTGGGTTATAGTAGCAGCGGTAGCTTTAATAAAT atGACCAATCAATCTATATTATCGGTATTTGGTTTACTATTCGGTTCCCAGTTGCAGGAAATGCAACAGGAAACTTTCACCGCCGCCTTAATAAACAATCTCAATAGTTTGGCTTTGAATTTTTCGGGTCTTTTTATAGGGCCCGccataaaaagttttaagcCACGCAATGTAGCCGCTACGGGTTGTATAATGGTGTCGTTTGGTTTAATGTTGTGTGCCTTTGCTACACAGGGTTGGCATTTCATTATaggttatagttttttt gtGGGCATAGGTTTGGGTTTGATTTCACCCTCTACCTTTATGGctataaattcttatttttcttcTAAACGTGGCCGAGCCGTAGGAGTTTCTTTGGCCGGTGCTGGTTTGGGACAAGTTTTTATACCTCATATTGTTAGAATCTTTTTGGAGAATTATGGTTTTCGTTTTGCCGTTATGGCCATGTCGTTTTTGTCTTTGACCGGG CTTATCGGTGCCTTATTATTGAAACCTTTGAATCAACATAAACATAATAATCgtcaacatttaaaattaattttagagaATAACGATAAACAAGCTAAAGATGATTCTATAATGGAAATCAAAATGAATACAAATTGTCctgataatgatgataatagcaaagataaacaaaaatgtcAGGAGTCGGCtttattaacacaaaataataaagtttatcaAGATTGTACAGAGAAATTGGAACAACATTTATTGCCCGAATCGAATAAATTATGCAGTAAGATTTGTCAACGTCTAGTACAGGCCATGGATTTGGAATTGTTAAAAGATCCGGCTTTTTGGAGTATAATTATTGGCATGGCTTTGGTTTATACTTCGACTATTAATTTTACCATGATTTTTCCCAGTTTTTTGCAG TACTCGGTAGGCTTTACCAAATCCGCCACCGCCAGTTGTATGTCCATAATGGCTGGAGCTGATATCATTTGTCGTTTGTTGCTGCCCTGCATAACAGATAAATTGAAAATACCTTAtcgtattatatttttattgggcACAGTGGGTCTCTTAATATCCAGAGCTG CTCTCGCTGAATCTGTAGATCTTACCAGCATTATTGTTATGTCCATCTTTACCGGTATGACTAAATCGGCCACTGTTTTAAATAACAATCTAACCATATCGGATCATGTTAAACCCGACAAATTACCTGGAGGTTTAGGTTTAAATATGATTTCTAAAGGTGTTTTAGTTATAACAATTGGTCAATTATTGGGTTGGATAAGAGATTTTACCGATTCgtatgttttatgtttacatGCACAAAATGGTCTCCTACTTTTGGTTATAGTCATTTGGACgccagaaattttctatagatatcgtaaatatttaaaagttaagagATTGGCTAAACTGCAACCAACTGTAGAAGATgtagaacaacaacaaccattGGAACAAGCTAAATGTTTGCCTCTTAAAGCAAACAACAAAAGTGACTGCTAA